In one window of Deltaproteobacteria bacterium DNA:
- a CDS encoding SDR family NAD(P)-dependent oxidoreductase yields MALNLDGVGKKIGPFKKSYTWKEPVLYALGVGAGFSDLEFCYEKDLKVLPSFGIVTLYDFMPDLAAESNVNLAGVLHGEQELIFYNPIPTEGTLITEGSITHYYDKGKGKGALIVAEFDTHHSNGQKLFTSVVTVFARLDGGFGGPEAPKKETSIPDRAPDIEVSASPSDDQPLIYRLSGDIFALHVDTEFARMAGFEKPIMHGLCTHGYAGRALIQNLVPGQPEKVRRMVCRFRSPLYPGTPFKTQIWKEGEGKALWRVVNASTGETVIDNGFFEYGDIPKEEFRFDDRVAVVTGAGAGLGRVYALELAKRGAKVVVNDLGGPRDGTGEGSTRAADLVVEEIKALGGEAVANYDSVSHPEGGEAIIRTAVEAFGRVDILINNAGILRDKTLARMEPENWQGIMDVHLNGAYYVTRPAFLKMRENGYGRIIMTTSAAGLFGNFGQANYSAAKMGLVGFMNTLKLEGEKHNIKVNTVAPIAATRLTEDVLPPDLFEKLKPEFVAPLVLYLCSEQCPVNGAIYNAGAGFFNRAAIVSGPGTIIGQGQEIPTPEAVADHWNQVIALTGVKEYASATIALGDLLAGPPAQADEPGTGTGPTLSVQGIFEQMPKAFQTDKAAGVSVIFQYRISGPKGGDWHTTIKDGTCQVSQGLHNSPTTTIKMGDDDFLALMEGKLKAMQAYTSGKLKIEGDLMKSQLIEKLFKF; encoded by the coding sequence TGCCCTGGGTGTCGGGGCCGGTTTTTCCGATCTGGAATTTTGCTATGAAAAGGATCTCAAGGTCCTGCCGAGCTTTGGCATTGTGACCCTTTATGATTTTATGCCTGACCTGGCGGCCGAGAGCAACGTTAACCTGGCCGGGGTCCTTCATGGCGAACAGGAGCTCATCTTTTACAACCCCATTCCCACGGAAGGGACCTTGATCACCGAGGGTTCCATCACCCACTATTACGATAAGGGAAAGGGCAAGGGCGCCCTGATCGTGGCTGAATTCGATACCCATCATTCCAACGGTCAAAAACTTTTTACCAGTGTGGTGACCGTCTTCGCCCGCCTGGACGGCGGCTTTGGCGGGCCGGAAGCCCCTAAAAAAGAAACCTCCATCCCGGACAGAGCTCCGGATATAGAGGTTTCGGCTTCCCCCTCAGACGATCAACCCTTGATCTACCGGCTTTCCGGAGATATCTTCGCCCTCCACGTGGATACAGAATTTGCCCGCATGGCCGGCTTTGAAAAACCCATTATGCATGGATTGTGCACCCATGGCTATGCCGGCCGGGCCTTGATTCAAAATCTGGTCCCGGGTCAGCCGGAAAAGGTGCGGCGCATGGTTTGTCGATTCCGCAGTCCCCTTTACCCTGGGACGCCCTTTAAAACCCAAATCTGGAAGGAAGGCGAGGGAAAGGCCCTCTGGCGGGTGGTCAACGCCTCCACCGGGGAGACGGTCATCGATAATGGGTTCTTTGAATACGGCGATATCCCCAAGGAAGAATTTCGTTTTGACGACCGGGTGGCCGTAGTCACCGGGGCCGGGGCCGGACTGGGCCGGGTCTATGCCCTGGAATTAGCCAAACGGGGGGCCAAGGTGGTGGTCAATGATTTGGGCGGCCCCCGGGACGGCACCGGGGAAGGTTCCACCCGGGCCGCCGATCTGGTGGTGGAAGAGATCAAGGCCCTGGGCGGGGAGGCCGTTGCCAACTACGATTCCGTATCCCATCCCGAAGGGGGCGAGGCCATTATCCGGACGGCCGTCGAGGCCTTCGGCCGGGTGGATATCCTGATCAACAACGCCGGTATCCTGCGGGACAAGACCCTGGCCCGGATGGAACCGGAAAACTGGCAGGGGATTATGGACGTCCACCTGAATGGGGCTTATTATGTAACCCGTCCGGCCTTTTTAAAAATGCGGGAAAACGGTTACGGGCGGATCATCATGACCACTTCGGCGGCCGGGCTTTTCGGGAATTTCGGTCAGGCCAACTATTCGGCGGCCAAGATGGGTCTGGTCGGTTTTATGAACACCCTCAAACTGGAAGGGGAAAAACACAACATCAAAGTCAATACCGTGGCCCCCATTGCCGCCACCCGTTTGACCGAAGACGTCCTGCCTCCGGACCTCTTTGAAAAACTCAAGCCCGAGTTCGTCGCCCCCCTGGTCCTTTACCTCTGTTCAGAACAGTGTCCGGTAAACGGTGCCATTTATAATGCCGGGGCCGGATTTTTTAACCGGGCGGCCATAGTCTCCGGACCGGGGACAATCATCGGCCAGGGGCAGGAGATCCCCACTCCGGAGGCAGTAGCCGATCATTGGAATCAGGTCATTGCTCTGACCGGGGTTAAAGAATATGCCAGCGCCACCATTGCCCTGGGGGACCTGTTGGCCGGCCCTCCCGCCCAGGCGGATGAACCCGGAACGGGAACAGGCCCTACCCTTTCGGTCCAGGGGATTTTTGAACAGATGCCCAAGGCTTTTCAGACCGACAAGGCCGCTGGGGTAAGCGTGATCTTCCAATATCGCATCTCCGGTCCCAAAGGCGGTGACTGGCATACCACGATTAAAGATGGCACCTGCCAGGTGAGCCAGGGACTGCATAACAGCCCCACCACGACCATCAAAATGGGCGATGACGATTTCCTGGCCCTCATGGAAGGAAAGCTCAAGGCCATGCAGGCCTATACTTCAGGAAAATTAAAGATTGAAGGGGACCTCATGAAGTCCCAGCTAATCGAGAAGCTGTTTAAATTTTAA